A window of Polaromonas hydrogenivorans contains these coding sequences:
- a CDS encoding PelD GGDEF domain-containing protein gives MNRNGSAARSLASSNFDMKLAGATFLEIIVLGGLIPTALLWFVQAQSLPMVLPALVLFPLLLGLQYGFLAGTCGSLLTVLVFAGMAYLKPGLLGEFPKTQAIGLLLVGMGAGQARDIWNARVRKLDYLCHYHQTRLEQFTSAYQLLQVSHSQLERRMAGGTNNLRAALDRLELRDPVFDVTRDEPLGGIGEWLLEIMVEAGNLHIAALYEMNGKGILRLPSVAMVGKATDLSLFNPLLRETLRTGSLTSVHANNEAVHEHVIAVVPLIDAAGHIHGIVGIYDMPFLSIHQDTFELLGVLGRHIGDILSRRTRPMGETQSPFALRECLQRNLADAKRHALPAALIACKIVDAEHRDSLVNHCCNSSRGLDQSWISINRQGQSVIVKLLPLTDEAGVKSYLARLEREQAGSDAALHGLVTYQWMLDKNRTADEMLAEVCAACDMEAPESMPEKPLHFLSEAAL, from the coding sequence ATGAACCGAAACGGGAGCGCTGCTCGCAGCCTGGCCTCATCGAATTTCGACATGAAGCTGGCGGGCGCGACTTTTCTCGAAATCATTGTTCTCGGCGGCTTGATTCCCACCGCCTTGCTATGGTTTGTCCAGGCTCAGTCCTTGCCAATGGTGTTGCCTGCGCTGGTGCTGTTTCCCCTGCTGCTGGGCCTGCAATACGGCTTTTTGGCCGGTACCTGCGGCTCCCTCCTGACGGTGCTTGTTTTTGCCGGGATGGCCTACCTCAAGCCTGGTTTGCTGGGTGAATTTCCGAAAACGCAAGCGATTGGCCTGTTGCTCGTCGGGATGGGTGCAGGTCAAGCGCGCGACATCTGGAATGCCCGGGTCCGAAAACTTGACTATTTGTGCCACTACCATCAGACCCGCCTGGAGCAGTTCACCAGTGCTTACCAGCTCCTGCAGGTCTCGCATTCACAGCTTGAGCGCAGGATGGCCGGCGGCACCAACAATTTACGCGCCGCACTGGACCGGCTTGAACTGCGCGACCCGGTCTTCGACGTGACGCGTGATGAGCCGCTCGGCGGAATCGGCGAGTGGCTTCTGGAGATCATGGTGGAGGCCGGCAACCTGCATATCGCGGCCCTGTATGAAATGAACGGGAAAGGCATTCTGCGCCTGCCATCCGTCGCCATGGTCGGCAAAGCCACGGACCTCTCGCTGTTCAACCCTTTGCTGCGGGAAACGCTGCGTACCGGCTCGCTGACCAGCGTGCATGCGAACAATGAAGCGGTGCACGAACATGTCATCGCCGTCGTGCCCCTGATCGATGCTGCCGGCCATATTCATGGCATCGTCGGCATCTACGACATGCCGTTCCTGAGCATCCATCAGGATACTTTTGAATTGCTGGGGGTGCTGGGCAGGCATATCGGGGACATTTTGTCGCGCCGGACCCGGCCCATGGGCGAGACGCAAAGTCCGTTCGCCTTGCGCGAGTGCCTGCAGCGCAATCTTGCGGATGCCAAACGACATGCCTTGCCGGCGGCATTGATCGCCTGCAAGATTGTCGATGCCGAGCATCGCGACAGCCTGGTGAACCACTGCTGCAACAGCAGCCGTGGATTGGACCAAAGCTGGATTTCAATCAACCGGCAAGGCCAGTCGGTGATTGTGAAGCTCTTGCCACTGACCGATGAGGCCGGCGTCAAGAGTTACCTGGCGCGGCTGGAGCGCGAGCAAGCGGGCAGTGACGCGGCACTGCACGGACTCGTCACGTATCAATGGATGCTGGACAAGAACCGTACCGCCGATGAAATGCTGGCGGAGGTCTGCGCCGCATGTGACATGGAGGCCCCTGAATCCATGCCGGAAAAGCCTCTGCATTTTCTCTCGGAGGCAGCCCTGTGA
- the pelF gene encoding GT4 family glycosyltransferase PelF → MTSPRQHKTDITLLLEGTYPFVRGGVSGWVHQLIEGLPEFSFSLVYLGAERVANEEIRYRLPPNVRDLQCHYLMDGVELKDMNEREGDRAYFSDSAKLHEWFRSPDGEPENAWLDRVVLQKGETDGACAKDFFRSKAAWAQISESYARYCPNASFQSYFWSVRNMHTPLMKLAAIARTIAPSGVFHTLSTGYAGLLGSMLKQRTGRPLILTEHGIYTKERKIELQSMFLREQQGWFTPIPDSGMEHHNEAWVRLFEGIGRLVYVAADPVITLFEKNRERQIRDGANPARTHIIPNGVDVARFAPLRACRPDKIPMVLGLIGRIVPIKDIKTFIRTIGVLVNRLPEVQGWLIGPEEEDPGYVDECKALVQSLRLEEHIRFMGFQKIEDLLPQLGLLVLTSISEAFPLVILESHASGLPVLATDVGACRALIDGREPADCALGRAGDVVPIVDHDALARAAFALLTDPVRWRAAQQAGIARVERYYQQSRVIDSYRDIYQEMGEL, encoded by the coding sequence ATGACCTCACCCAGACAACATAAGACGGATATCACGCTGCTATTGGAGGGCACCTACCCCTTCGTGCGCGGCGGCGTTTCAGGCTGGGTGCACCAGTTGATCGAAGGCCTGCCAGAGTTCAGCTTTTCGCTGGTGTACCTTGGCGCGGAACGCGTGGCAAACGAAGAAATTCGTTACCGGCTGCCGCCCAATGTTCGCGATCTTCAGTGTCATTACCTGATGGATGGTGTTGAGCTGAAGGATATGAATGAACGCGAGGGTGACCGTGCGTATTTCTCGGACAGCGCCAAGCTGCATGAGTGGTTTCGCAGTCCCGACGGCGAACCGGAGAACGCATGGCTGGACCGGGTGGTGCTGCAAAAGGGCGAAACGGACGGCGCATGCGCAAAGGATTTCTTCCGCAGCAAGGCGGCGTGGGCGCAAATAAGCGAAAGCTATGCCCGCTATTGTCCGAATGCTTCATTCCAGTCCTATTTCTGGTCCGTGCGCAATATGCACACGCCGCTGATGAAGCTTGCGGCCATCGCGCGCACGATTGCACCCTCTGGCGTCTTTCACACCTTGTCAACCGGTTATGCCGGGCTGCTGGGGTCCATGCTCAAGCAACGGACCGGCCGGCCCCTCATCCTGACCGAGCATGGCATCTATACCAAGGAACGCAAGATCGAGTTGCAATCCATGTTCCTGCGCGAGCAGCAGGGATGGTTCACGCCGATTCCCGATTCGGGCATGGAGCACCACAACGAGGCCTGGGTGCGGCTGTTCGAGGGAATCGGACGCCTGGTGTATGTCGCGGCCGACCCCGTCATCACGCTTTTCGAGAAAAACCGGGAGCGCCAGATCCGTGACGGCGCCAATCCGGCGCGCACCCACATTATTCCCAACGGTGTCGATGTGGCGCGGTTTGCACCCTTGCGCGCATGCCGCCCAGACAAGATACCGATGGTTCTGGGATTGATCGGACGCATCGTTCCGATCAAGGACATCAAGACCTTCATTCGTACGATTGGCGTGCTGGTGAACAGGCTGCCGGAAGTCCAGGGCTGGCTCATCGGCCCGGAAGAAGAAGACCCGGGCTATGTCGATGAATGCAAGGCGCTGGTGCAAAGTCTGCGGCTGGAAGAGCACATCCGGTTCATGGGGTTTCAAAAGATCGAAGACTTGCTGCCGCAGCTGGGGCTGCTGGTGCTGACGTCCATCAGCGAGGCCTTTCCACTGGTCATCCTTGAAAGCCATGCCAGCGGACTGCCGGTACTGGCAACGGATGTCGGCGCCTGCCGCGCGCTCATCGACGGCAGGGAGCCCGCCGATTGTGCATTGGGCCGTGCCGGTGATGTGGTGCCCATCGTGGATCACGATGCGCTCGCGCGTGCGGCGTTTGCGCTGCTGACCGATCCGGTGCGCTGGCGTGCCGCACAGCAGGCGGGGATTGCCCGTGTCGAGCGCTATTACCAGCAATCCAGGGTGATCGACAGCTACCGGGACATCTATCAAGAGATGGGTGAACTCTAA
- the pelG gene encoding exopolysaccharide Pel transporter PelG → MAGIGFELRRLLHKNSISGRSQAYAFAAIIGSGPWVLSIVAIFAISLINIRQNVPSKFIDQFQVSITYLMALSLILTSPLQLMFTRFVADRLFERRPRLILANLFGALMVTFLSAGLLGTIALALWFDGSLLYRQCMLTGFVTLCGIWVLVIFASAIKAYQQILLAFLMGYGITVGASLGLRDFGLAGLLLGFVVGQVCLFFALLVLVVRQYPGDLMVSFDFLRRDQIYPSLIFTGLFYNAGVWADKLLFWTDSFTGVNVVGPLRASPIYDLPIFLSYLSLIPGMAVFLLRIETDFSEKCEKFYQTITRGGTLAQVMAAKKDLAEAVRLGMLAMLKVQGATTFILLMMGDELLMWFGIAPTYRALLSIDLVAVVMQLLLLAVLNVLFYLDQRQAALGLCLLFFVSNMLFSWLSLHLGPDFFGYGFAFAVLLTGSFGLVSLLRKLDQLEYETFMLQPVIF, encoded by the coding sequence ATGGCTGGAATCGGCTTCGAACTGCGCCGGCTGCTGCATAAAAATTCGATCAGCGGGCGGAGCCAGGCTTATGCGTTTGCCGCAATCATCGGAAGCGGACCGTGGGTGTTGTCGATTGTCGCGATCTTCGCCATCAGCCTGATCAATATCCGCCAGAATGTTCCCTCGAAGTTCATCGACCAGTTCCAGGTCTCGATCACGTACCTGATGGCCTTGTCGCTGATTCTGACCAGTCCACTGCAGCTGATGTTTACCCGTTTCGTGGCGGACCGCCTGTTCGAGCGGCGCCCACGGCTGATTTTGGCCAATCTATTTGGCGCCTTGATGGTGACATTTTTGAGCGCCGGTCTTTTGGGAACCATTGCGCTGGCGCTATGGTTCGACGGCTCCCTGTTGTACCGGCAATGCATGCTGACAGGGTTTGTCACCTTGTGCGGCATCTGGGTGCTGGTCATTTTTGCGTCGGCCATCAAGGCCTATCAACAAATCTTGCTGGCGTTCCTGATGGGCTATGGCATTACCGTCGGCGCGTCGCTGGGCTTGCGGGATTTTGGCCTGGCGGGCTTGCTGCTAGGTTTCGTGGTGGGCCAGGTCTGCCTGTTCTTCGCCTTGCTGGTGTTGGTGGTGCGCCAGTATCCCGGGGATCTGATGGTGTCGTTCGATTTCCTGCGGCGCGACCAGATCTACCCGAGCCTGATTTTTACCGGGCTTTTTTACAATGCCGGCGTCTGGGCGGACAAGCTTCTTTTCTGGACCGATTCGTTCACCGGCGTCAATGTTGTCGGCCCCTTGCGCGCCTCCCCGATCTACGACCTCCCGATCTTTCTCAGTTATCTGTCGCTGATACCCGGCATGGCGGTTTTCCTGCTCCGGATAGAAACAGATTTCTCCGAGAAATGTGAAAAGTTTTACCAGACCATCACGCGCGGCGGCACCTTGGCCCAAGTCATGGCGGCCAAGAAAGACCTGGCTGAAGCCGTGCGGCTCGGCATGCTCGCCATGCTCAAGGTTCAGGGCGCAACAACATTCATTTTGCTCATGATGGGCGACGAGTTGCTGATGTGGTTCGGTATTGCTCCGACGTATCGCGCCCTGTTGAGCATTGACCTAGTGGCGGTCGTCATGCAGTTGCTGCTGCTGGCGGTATTGAACGTACTTTTTTACCTTGACCAGCGGCAAGCCGCCTTGGGGCTGTGCCTTCTTTTCTTCGTCTCCAACATGCTCTTTTCCTGGCTGAGCCTGCACCTCGGTCCGGACTTCTTTGGTTATGGCTTTGCCTTCGCCGTATTGCTGACGGGAAGCTTCGGCCTGGTCAGCCTGTTGCGAAAACTCGACCAGCTCGAATACGAAACATTCATGTTGCAACCGGTCATTTTTTGA
- the fusA gene encoding elongation factor G, whose product MIRKTPIERYRNIGISAHIDAGKTTTTERILFYTGVNYKLGEVHEGTATMDWMAQEQERGITITSAATTTFWKGMAGNYPEHRINIIDTPGHVDFTIEVERSMRVLDGVVMVYDAVGGVQPQSETVWRQANKYKVPRIAFVNKMDRVGADFLRVQRQIAERLKGVAVPVQIPVGSEDHFHGVVDLVKMKAILWDDTSQGLHFEYAEVPADLVELAREWREKMVEAAAEANEELLGKYLAGEPLSEDEIRQGLRQRTVANEIVPMLCGSAFKNKGVQALLDAVIDYLPSPLDVPAILGHTVDDRPAERHPSDEEPFSALAFKIMTDPYVGQLIFFRVYSGVVRAGDTVYNPAKGKRERLGRILQMHANVRNEVKEVRAGDIAAAVGLKDATTGDTLCDPGHVIILERMSFPEPVISQAVEPKTKADQEKMGMALSRLAQEDPSFRVHTDHESGQTIIEGMGELHLEILVDRMKREFGVQASVGKPQVAYRETIRQAVNDVEGKFIKQSGGHGQYGHAVLNLEPLPPGQGYQFVDAIKGGVVPREYIPAVDKGIQESLRSGVLAGYPVVDIKATLVFGSYHDVDSNENAYRMAGAIAFKDGMRRARPVLLEPMMAVEVEMPDEFMGHVMGDLSARRGSIQGMEDIAGGGGKLVRAEVPLAEMFGYSTALRSLTQGRATYTMEFRHYAQTPPSVSAAIVHTQ is encoded by the coding sequence GTGATTCGCAAAACCCCTATCGAGCGCTACCGCAACATCGGCATCAGCGCCCACATCGATGCCGGTAAAACCACCACGACCGAGCGCATCCTGTTCTATACCGGCGTGAATTACAAGCTGGGCGAAGTCCACGAAGGCACGGCGACCATGGACTGGATGGCGCAGGAGCAAGAGCGCGGCATCACCATCACCTCGGCGGCGACGACGACGTTCTGGAAAGGCATGGCCGGCAACTATCCCGAGCACCGCATCAACATCATCGACACGCCGGGCCATGTTGATTTCACCATCGAGGTCGAACGCTCCATGCGCGTGCTCGACGGCGTGGTCATGGTCTATGACGCGGTCGGCGGCGTGCAGCCACAGTCCGAAACCGTCTGGCGCCAGGCCAACAAGTACAAGGTTCCGCGCATCGCCTTCGTCAACAAGATGGACCGCGTGGGCGCCGACTTCTTGCGCGTGCAGCGCCAGATTGCCGAGCGACTCAAGGGCGTGGCCGTCCCGGTACAGATTCCGGTGGGCAGCGAGGACCATTTCCACGGCGTCGTCGATCTCGTGAAGATGAAGGCCATCCTCTGGGACGACACCAGCCAGGGTCTGCACTTCGAGTACGCCGAGGTTCCGGCCGACCTGGTTGAGCTGGCCAGGGAATGGCGCGAGAAGATGGTCGAGGCCGCCGCCGAAGCGAATGAGGAACTGCTGGGCAAATACCTGGCGGGCGAGCCCTTGAGCGAGGACGAGATCAGGCAGGGCCTGCGCCAGCGCACGGTTGCCAACGAAATCGTGCCCATGCTTTGCGGCAGCGCCTTCAAGAACAAGGGCGTGCAGGCCTTGCTCGACGCGGTGATCGACTACCTGCCTTCGCCGCTGGACGTGCCGGCGATCCTGGGCCATACCGTGGACGACAGGCCTGCCGAGCGTCACCCGAGCGACGAGGAGCCGTTCTCGGCGCTGGCCTTCAAGATCATGACCGACCCCTATGTCGGACAGCTGATCTTTTTCCGCGTCTATTCGGGCGTGGTCCGGGCAGGCGACACGGTTTACAACCCGGCCAAGGGCAAGCGCGAGCGGCTGGGCCGCATCCTGCAGATGCATGCCAATGTGCGCAACGAAGTCAAGGAGGTGCGTGCCGGTGACATCGCGGCGGCCGTGGGCCTGAAGGACGCGACGACCGGCGACACGCTGTGCGACCCGGGCCATGTCATCATCCTTGAGCGCATGAGCTTTCCGGAACCGGTGATCTCGCAAGCCGTCGAGCCCAAGACCAAGGCCGACCAGGAAAAGATGGGGATGGCCTTGAGTCGTCTCGCCCAGGAAGACCCATCGTTTCGCGTGCACACCGACCATGAATCCGGCCAGACCATTATTGAAGGCATGGGTGAGTTGCACCTTGAAATCCTGGTGGACCGCATGAAGCGCGAATTCGGCGTGCAAGCCAGCGTCGGCAAGCCGCAGGTGGCTTACCGCGAAACCATCAGGCAGGCCGTCAACGACGTTGAAGGCAAATTCATCAAGCAATCGGGCGGGCACGGCCAGTACGGCCATGCCGTGCTCAACCTCGAACCCTTGCCGCCGGGACAGGGTTACCAGTTTGTCGATGCGATCAAGGGCGGCGTGGTGCCGCGCGAATACATTCCGGCGGTTGATAAGGGCATTCAGGAGAGCCTGCGATCTGGCGTGCTCGCGGGCTATCCGGTGGTCGATATCAAGGCGACGCTGGTGTTCGGCTCCTACCACGATGTCGATTCGAATGAAAACGCCTACCGCATGGCCGGCGCGATTGCGTTCAAGGACGGCATGCGCCGTGCCAGGCCCGTCCTGCTCGAACCGATGATGGCGGTCGAAGTTGAGATGCCCGACGAATTCATGGGCCACGTCATGGGCGATCTGTCTGCGCGTCGCGGCAGCATCCAGGGCATGGAAGACATTGCCGGCGGTGGCGGCAAGCTGGTGCGTGCCGAAGTGCCGCTGGCCGAAATGTTCGGCTACTCGACCGCGCTGCGCTCACTCACCCAGGGCCGGGCAACCTACACGATGGAGTTCAGGCACTATGCGCAAACGCCACCCAGCGTTTCCGCCGCGATTGTGCATACCCAATAG
- a CDS encoding SurA N-terminal domain-containing protein, whose product MFDFIRKHTKWTMALLFLLIVPSFILVGMNSKSGAEKGSVVAKVDGTEITQPEWDREHLKEVDRLRASMPTLDAKLLDSPEARYATLERMVRDRVVAVAAEKLKLSTSDQHLARELQNSPEIAALRRADGSLDMDRYRQLLGTQGMSPEMFEANVRTDLSRRQVLAGVSGSGFASNSAADMALNAYFEKREIQVARFNTTDYAAKLTPTDADLEQSYKAHEKLFQAPEQASIEYVLLDLEALKKGIAVNEADLKTYYEQNARQLSGAEERRASHILITASKTASPEEREKAKAKAEELLATVRKSPETFADVARKNSQDPGSATNGGDLDFFARGSMVKPFEDAAFSMNKGDISEVVASDFGYHIIKLTDIKAPKQRTFEEMRPELEAELQKQQAQKKFSEAAEAFSNGVYEQSDSLKPVAERLKLEVKTAGNVGRQPASGATGALANPKFLNALFSPDSIEKKRNTEAVEVGPSQLVSGRIVQYTPARTQPLADVKDNVRQRWLAQRGAEEARKDGVAKLTEWKAAPSTATALTSPILVSREQAQQLPAQVVDAALRVDAGALPIFSGIDLGAQGYAIVKVNKVVPRDAPLEAAAKQERSQYSQWWTSAEALAYYNGLKDRFKAEILVVKPTVAKLNSEAGVTQ is encoded by the coding sequence ATGTTTGATTTCATTCGCAAGCACACCAAGTGGACCATGGCATTGCTGTTTTTGCTGATTGTTCCTTCCTTCATATTGGTTGGCATGAACAGTAAATCTGGTGCCGAAAAAGGTAGCGTAGTCGCCAAGGTGGATGGAACGGAAATTACCCAGCCCGAGTGGGACCGCGAGCATCTGAAAGAAGTGGACCGCCTGCGCGCCTCCATGCCGACACTGGATGCCAAGCTGCTGGATTCGCCCGAGGCACGCTATGCCACGCTGGAGCGCATGGTGCGTGACCGGGTTGTTGCCGTAGCTGCTGAAAAACTCAAACTCTCCACCAGCGACCAGCATCTTGCCCGAGAGTTGCAGAACAGTCCCGAAATTGCCGCCTTGCGGCGGGCCGATGGCTCGCTTGACATGGACCGCTACCGCCAGTTGCTGGGCACTCAGGGAATGAGTCCTGAAATGTTCGAAGCCAATGTGCGCACTGATTTGTCCAGGCGACAGGTTCTGGCGGGTGTTTCGGGCAGCGGATTTGCATCCAACTCGGCCGCTGACATGGCACTGAATGCCTATTTTGAAAAACGCGAGATTCAAGTCGCCCGTTTCAATACCACCGATTACGCCGCAAAACTGACGCCGACGGATGCTGACCTTGAGCAGTCTTACAAGGCCCATGAAAAACTTTTCCAGGCCCCCGAACAAGCCAGTATCGAATACGTACTGCTTGATCTGGAGGCGCTGAAAAAGGGCATTGCTGTCAATGAGGCTGATCTTAAAACCTATTATGAGCAGAATGCGCGGCAACTGAGTGGGGCCGAAGAGCGTCGCGCCAGCCACATACTGATCACTGCATCCAAGACCGCATCCCCGGAAGAGCGCGAGAAAGCCAAGGCCAAGGCAGAAGAGCTGCTGGCCACCGTTAGAAAGTCTCCTGAAACTTTTGCGGACGTAGCCAGGAAAAATTCCCAGGATCCAGGCTCCGCGACCAACGGTGGAGATCTTGATTTTTTTGCCCGTGGTTCCATGGTCAAGCCGTTTGAAGATGCTGCCTTTTCCATGAACAAAGGCGATATCAGCGAAGTGGTCGCGTCTGACTTTGGTTATCACATCATCAAGCTGACCGATATCAAGGCGCCCAAGCAGCGTACTTTTGAGGAAATGAGGCCAGAACTTGAAGCTGAACTGCAAAAGCAGCAGGCACAGAAGAAGTTTTCTGAAGCGGCAGAGGCGTTTTCCAATGGTGTGTATGAGCAGTCTGACAGCCTTAAGCCGGTAGCTGAGCGTTTAAAGCTTGAGGTTAAAACGGCTGGCAATGTAGGGCGTCAGCCTGCATCTGGCGCGACCGGCGCATTGGCCAATCCAAAATTTCTCAATGCTCTTTTTTCACCTGATTCCATTGAAAAAAAACGCAATACCGAAGCCGTTGAAGTGGGTCCAAGCCAATTGGTATCGGGGCGTATCGTGCAATACACCCCGGCTCGTACCCAGCCTTTGGCTGATGTAAAAGATAATGTTCGCCAGCGCTGGCTGGCGCAACGTGGTGCCGAAGAAGCACGCAAAGATGGAGTTGCCAAGCTAACTGAATGGAAGGCCGCACCTAGCACGGCTACGGCCCTAACTTCTCCCATTCTGGTATCGCGTGAGCAAGCACAACAATTGCCAGCTCAAGTCGTTGATGCAGCGCTTCGCGTTGATGCAGGCGCTTTGCCGATTTTTTCTGGTATTGATCTGGGAGCGCAGGGTTATGCCATCGTCAAAGTCAACAAAGTCGTGCCACGTGATGCTCCTTTAGAGGCTGCCGCCAAACAGGAGCGTAGCCAATATAGCCAATGGTGGACATCCGCGGAGGCACTCGCTTACTACAATGGCCTCAAAGACCGTTTCAAGGCGGAAATCCTGGTTGTCAAACCCACAGTGGCCAAGCTAAATTCAGAAGCAGGCGTAACTCAGTAA
- a CDS encoding HU family DNA-binding protein: MNKTELIEHIAQNADISKAAATRALESTISAVKATLKKGGSVSLVGFGTFAVGKRAARTGRNPRTGDAIKIKAAKVPKFRPGKALKDALN, from the coding sequence GTGAACAAGACTGAATTGATTGAGCACATTGCCCAGAATGCCGATATTTCCAAAGCTGCAGCAACGCGCGCTCTGGAGTCCACCATCAGTGCGGTAAAGGCCACGCTGAAAAAGGGAGGCTCCGTGTCTCTGGTGGGTTTTGGCACGTTTGCTGTCGGCAAACGTGCTGCCCGTACGGGCCGCAATCCCCGCACAGGCGATGCGATTAAAATCAAGGCGGCCAAGGTTCCAAAGTTCCGTCCGGGCAAAGCGCTCAAGGATGCATTGAACTGA
- a CDS encoding tartrate dehydrogenase, producing the protein MSKKRIAVIAGDGIGKEVMPEGIRVLEAAAVKYGIDLQFDHFDFSSWDYFEKHGKMLPDDWKDQIGGHDAIYFGAVGWPDKIPDHVSLWGSLLLFRREFDQYINLRPARLMPGIIAPVVRRDGSPRQPGEIDFYIVRENTEGEYSSIGGKAFPGTEREFVLQESVFTRIGVDRVLKFAFELAQSRPKKHLTSATKSNGISISMPYWDERVAEMAKNYPAIQLDKFHIDILTAHFVQRPDFFDVVVASNLFGDILSDLGPACTGTIGIAPSANLNPERKFPSLFEPVHGSAPDIAGRNLANPIGQIWCGAMMLEFLGYKEAHDGILGAIEHVLKPQNGAPRTPDLGGRAGTADVGKAIANALTEL; encoded by the coding sequence ATGAGTAAAAAAAGAATCGCGGTCATCGCGGGCGATGGCATCGGCAAGGAAGTGATGCCTGAAGGCATTCGTGTGCTGGAGGCCGCGGCGGTCAAGTACGGAATCGACCTGCAGTTCGATCATTTCGATTTTTCCAGCTGGGACTATTTTGAAAAGCACGGCAAGATGCTGCCCGATGACTGGAAAGACCAGATCGGCGGGCACGATGCCATTTACTTTGGCGCCGTAGGCTGGCCCGACAAGATTCCCGATCATGTTTCGCTCTGGGGCTCGCTGCTGCTGTTCAGGCGGGAGTTTGACCAGTACATCAACCTGCGTCCCGCGCGCTTGATGCCTGGCATCATTGCACCGGTGGTCAGGCGTGATGGCAGCCCACGCCAGCCGGGCGAGATCGATTTTTATATCGTCCGCGAGAACACGGAAGGCGAATATTCCAGCATCGGCGGCAAGGCCTTTCCGGGTACCGAACGCGAGTTTGTGTTGCAGGAATCGGTATTTACCCGCATCGGCGTGGATCGTGTGCTGAAGTTCGCTTTTGAACTGGCGCAGTCACGCCCTAAAAAGCACCTGACCAGCGCCACCAAGTCCAACGGCATTTCAATTTCCATGCCCTATTGGGATGAACGTGTCGCCGAGATGGCAAAAAACTATCCAGCGATCCAACTCGACAAGTTTCATATCGACATCTTGACGGCACATTTTGTGCAGCGGCCGGACTTTTTTGACGTGGTCGTGGCCAGCAACCTGTTTGGTGACATCCTGAGCGATCTGGGGCCTGCTTGCACGGGAACCATTGGTATTGCCCCCAGCGCCAATCTCAATCCGGAGCGCAAATTTCCCTCGCTGTTCGAGCCCGTCCATGGCTCGGCGCCAGACATTGCCGGACGCAATCTGGCCAATCCCATCGGGCAGATCTGGTGCGGCGCCATGATGCTGGAATTTTTGGGGTACAAGGAAGCCCATGATGGCATTCTTGGCGCCATTGAGCATGTTCTCAAACCGCAAAATGGTGCGCCACGCACGCCCGATCTGGGTGGCCGCGCGGGTACTGCCGATGTTGGAAAAGCCATTGCCAATGCATTGACTGAACTGTAA
- a CDS encoding alpha/beta fold hydrolase, which produces MFKDFVSCAVDGPAGTLHTLRGGRGAPLLLLHGHPQTHAMWHAVADELAQVFTVVLMDLRGYGDSVRVAADAGHHAYSKRAMALDAIAVMRHHGFAQFHVLAHDRGARVAHRLAADHPDVVQRLMLLDVAPTLGMYANTSDAFARAYWHWFFLIQPSPLPEALIDSDPVRYIRSVMGKRHAGLAAFAPAALAEYERCAQIPGTGLSICEDYRASATVDLEHDRADVAAGLKLLQPLRVLWAQHGAVGQCFDVMRLWRERASNVSGESVPCGHYIAEEAPELVLAQALEFFNN; this is translated from the coding sequence ATGTTCAAAGATTTTGTTTCCTGCGCCGTCGATGGTCCTGCCGGAACCCTGCACACTTTGCGGGGCGGACGCGGTGCGCCGCTGTTGCTGCTGCACGGACATCCGCAAACGCATGCCATGTGGCACGCGGTGGCTGATGAACTGGCCCAGGTGTTCACCGTGGTCTTGATGGATTTGCGTGGCTATGGGGATTCGGTCCGGGTCGCCGCCGATGCTGGGCACCATGCCTATTCCAAGCGCGCCATGGCACTCGATGCCATCGCCGTGATGCGCCACCATGGGTTTGCGCAATTCCATGTGCTGGCCCATGACCGGGGCGCGCGGGTGGCGCATCGGCTGGCGGCAGACCATCCCGACGTGGTTCAGCGGCTGATGCTGCTCGATGTCGCCCCCACGCTGGGCATGTATGCCAACACGTCAGACGCTTTCGCGCGCGCTTACTGGCACTGGTTTTTCCTGATCCAGCCGTCGCCTTTGCCCGAGGCGCTGATTGATTCCGATCCGGTGCGCTATATCCGTAGCGTGATGGGCAAACGCCATGCGGGACTGGCGGCTTTTGCGCCAGCCGCGCTGGCCGAGTACGAGCGCTGCGCGCAGATTCCCGGCACGGGGCTCAGCATTTGCGAAGACTATCGCGCTTCTGCGACGGTCGATCTGGAGCATGACCGTGCCGACGTGGCTGCAGGCTTGAAATTGCTGCAGCCGCTGCGTGTGCTCTGGGCACAGCACGGTGCTGTTGGCCAGTGTTTTGATGTCATGCGCCTGTGGCGGGAGCGTGCCAGCAATGTATCCGGAGAGAGCGTGCCCTGTGGACACTACATTGCGGAAGAGGCCCCGGAATTGGTGCTCGCGCAAGCGCTTGAATTTTTTAACAACTGA